The DNA sequence AGCTCCTCGATCGTCACCTTGACCGGGTAGAGCTGCTTGAAGGCGTTCCACAGCCGGTCCAGGTCCCACTCCTCCGCGAAGCCCTCGACCGTCTCCGCCTGGACGTAGTCCTTGATGGTGTCGTCCATGAAGTGGCCGATCTGGTCCTGTAGGTCCTCGCCCTCCAGGACGCGGCGGCGCTCGGCGTAGATGACCTCGCGCTGGCGGTTCAGGACCTCGTCGTACTTCAGGACGTTCTTACGGGTCTCGAAGTTCTGCTGCTCGACCTGGGACTGGGCGGAGGCGATGGCCCGGGTGACCATCTTGTTCTCGATCGGGACGTCGTCCGGGACGTTGGCCATCGCCATGACGCGCTCGACCATCTGGGCCTTGAACAGCCGCATCAGATCGTCGCCGAGCGAGAGGTAGAAGCGGGACTCGCCGGGGTCGCCCTGACGGCCGGAGCGGCCGCGCAGCTGGTTGTCGATCCGGCGCGACTCATGGCGCTCGGTGCCCAGCACATAGAGCCCGCCGAGCTCCTTGACCTCCTCGAACTCGGCCTTGACCGCGGCCTCGGCCTTCTCCAGGGCGGTGGGCAGCGCGGCGGCCCACTCCTCGGCGTGCTCCACCGGGTCCAGACCGCGCTGGCGCAGCTCGGCCTCGGCGAGGTCGTCGGGGTTGCCGCCGAGCTTGATGTCGGTACCGCGGCCCGCCATGTTGGTCGCGACGGTGACGGCGCCCTTACGGCCGGCCTGGGCGACGATCGTCGCCTCCCGGTCGTGCTGCTTGGCGTTGAGCACCTCGTGCGGCACCCCGCGCTTGGCGAGCTGCTGGGAGAGGTACTCGGACTTCTCCACGGAGGTGGTGCCGACCAGGATCGGCTGGCCCTTCTCGTGCTTCTCGACGATGTCCTCGACCACCGCGTCGAACTTCGCGACCTCGGTGCGGTAGATCAGGTCGGACTGGTCGATCCGGGCGACGGGGCGGTGGGTCGGGATCGGGACCACGCCGAGCTTGTAGATCTGGTGGAACTCGGCGGCCTCGGTCATCGCCGTACCGGTCATGCCGGAGAGCTTGGTGTAGAGGCGGAAGAAGTTCTGCAGGGTGATCGTGGCGAGGGTCTGGTTCTCGTCCTTGATCTCCACCCCTTCCTTCGCCTCGATCGCCTGGTGCATGCCCTCGTTGTAGCGGCGGCCCGCGAGGATACGGCCGGTGTGCTCGTCGACGATCATGACTTCGCCGTCCATGACGACGTAGTCCTTGTCCTTCTTGAAGAGCTCCTTGGCCTTGATCGCGTTGTTGAGGTAGCCGACCAGCGGGGTGTTGACCGACTCGTAGAGGTTGTCGATCCCCAGCCAGTCCTCGACCTTGGTGACACCGGACTCATGGATGGCGACGGTGCGCTTCTTCTCGTCGACCTCGTAGTCCCCGGTCTCCTCCTGGCCCTTCTGGGGATCGGCGGCCTGGCCCTTGCTGAGCCGGGTGACCAGCTTGGCGAAGTCGCCGTACCACTTGGTGGCCTGGTCGGCCGGGCCGGAGATGATCAGCGGCGTACGGGCCTCGTCCACCAGGATCGAGTCGACCTCGTCGACGATCGCGAAGTTGTGGCCGCGCTGCACCAGCTCGTCCTTCGACCACGCCATGTTGTCGCGCAGATAGTCGAAGCCGAATTCGTTGTTGGTGCCGTAGGTGATGTCGCACGCGTACTGCTCGCGGCGCTGCGCCGGGGTCATGTTGGCGAGGATGCAGCCGACCTCCAGGCCGAGGAACCGGTGCACCCGGCCCATCCACTCGGAGTCGCGCTCGGCCAGGTAGTCGTTGACCGTGATGAGGTGGACGCCCTTGCCCGACAGCGCGTTCAGATACGCCGGGAGGGTGCCGACCAGGGTCTTGCCCTCGCCGGTCTTCATCTCGGCGACATAGCCCAGGTGCAGCGCCGCGCCGCCCATCAGCTGGACGTCGTAGTGACGCTGCCCGAGCACCCGCTTGGCCGCCTCGCGCACCGTGGCGAACGCTTCGGGCATCAGGTCGTCGAGGCTCTCACCGTCGGTGTACCGCTGCTTGTACTCGTCGGTGAGGGCGCGCAGCTCGGCGTCGGAGAGGGACAGGAAGTCCTCTTCGATGGAATTGACCTGGTCCGCGATGCGGTGCAGCTTGCGCAGGATCTTTCCTTCGCCTGCACGCATGAGCTTGTTGAAGACGGACACGTAGGCTGGCTCCTTGCCGGTCGGGCCTGGCACGGTCGGGGTGCGCTGGCGCGGCATTGTCAAGGGGCGCAGGCCCCGCCGCAACGGCCATCGTAAGACAGACCCCGGCACGCCGGGAGGTCCGTCACCACGAGGACCGGGTGTCACCTCACCGTGTCAACGGATGAGAAGCCCCCCAGGTGCCCTCTGGAAGCCCCCCAGGTGCCCTCCAATTCGCCGAAACCGGTCGCGGTGAGTGACGACGGCGGCGCAGACTCGGGACGCATGGAGCCTGTCACCCTCACCACTGACCGCCTGGTCCTGCGGCCCTTCCGGTCCTCCGACACGGACGCGGTCTTCGCAGCTTGTCAGGACCCGGACATCCAGCGCTGGACCACCGTGCCCTCCCCGTACGAACGTGCCCACGCGGAGGACTTCACCGGCCGGATCTGCCCGGAGAACTGGCGTGACGACGTGGCCTACGACTTCGCGGTGGTCACCCATGGTGACGGCGTGCTCGTCGGCGCCATGGGCCTGGTGCGTCTCGCCCAGCTGCGCACCCCGGAGCGCCAGGCCGAGCTGGGCTACTGGACGGCGCGGGAGCACCGGCGGCGCGGCTATACGGGCGAGGCGGCGCGGGCCGTGATCGAGTGGGCGTTCACCCGGCTCGGGGTGGAGCGGCTGGAGTGGTGCTGCGAGGCCGGGAACGAGGGCTCGCGGGCGGTCGCCCTCGGGGTGGGCTTCCGGATGGAGGGAACGGACCGCGCCCGGATCGTCCACCACGGGACCCGCCGGGACGCCTGGCGGGGCGCGCTGCTGCCGTCCGACTGGGGTCTGCCGTCGACGACGCCGTATCTGCCGTCCGAGGCGTCCGGGGCGTCTGGGACATCTGGGACATCCGGGACGTCCGGCCGGGCCCCCACCACGCCGTCGGCGGTCTGAGGTCCTGCATGGGTGGTGCTGTCAGCGGCACTGTCAGTGGTCACCACTACGGTGACGCGCATGACGAATGCCGCTGCCGGGTCCGCCGTGGACCGCCGCACCCCCGAGGTCACCCTCTCCGCCGACGAGGCCCGCCGGATCGCGCTGCGCGCCCAAGGGCTGCTGGGCGCCCCCGACCGGCGTGGCGGGGTGCGGGGCGTGCTACGCCATCTGGGCGCGGTGCAGCTGGACACGATCTCGGTGCTGGCCCGCTCGCACGAGCTGATCCCGTACGCGCGGCTGGGCGCCGTCGGCCGTAAGGCGGTCGAGTCGGCGTACTGGAACGGCACCCATGCCTTCGAGTACTGGTCGCATGCCGCCTGTGTGCTGCCGATCGAGGAGTGGCCGCACTTCGCCTTCCGGCGCCGCGCCTACCGCACCCGTCCGCACTGGCACCACGAGCTGCCGGACGGGATGTACGAGACGGTGGTGAAGCAGCTGCGCGCCGAGGGCCCGCTGACCGCCACGGAGCTGGGCGGGGCCAAGAACGGCGGGCCGTGGTGGGACTGGTCGGCGGCGAAGATCGCGGTCGAGCGGGCGCTGATGTTCGGCGAGGTGGTGTGCGTCGAGCGGCGCGGCTGGAAGCGGGTGTACGACCTGGCGGAGCGCGCCGTGCCGGACGCCCTGCTCCATGACGACCTGGATGACCTGGAGTGCCTGCGCCGGCTGGTCCGGCTGGCCGGGCAGTCCCTGGGCGTGGGCACGCGGGCGGACATCGCCGACTACCACCGGCTCAAGGGCGAGCAGGTGGACGCGGTGATCGCGGACTCGGGGCTGGTGCCGGTGGCGGTCGAGGGCTGGGACAAACCGGCCTGGGCGCACCCCGAGGCCCTGGCCGACCCGCCGCGCGGTCGGCACCGCACGACCCTGCTGTCGCCCTTCGACTCGCTGATATGGGACCGGGCACGCACCGAGCGGATCTTCGGCTTCACCCATCGGCTGGAGGCGTATGTGCCCAAGCCCAAGCGGATCCACGGCTACTTCGCCATGCCGCTGCTGTCGGGTGGGCGGTTGCTGGGCCGGGTCGATCCGGCCCGGGAGGGAAAGACCCTGGTCGCACGGCAGGTGTCCCTGGAGTCGCCGAAGGCCGTGGCCCCCATGGCGCAGGCGCTGCGGGAGGCGGCCGAATGGGTGGGCTGTGACTCCGTACGGATCGAGCGCGTCGACCACCCGGAGCTCGCCGCACCCCTCACGGCGGCGGTCGCCTGACCGCAACGGTCACGATCTCCTGACCGACAGCGGTCACCTGACCGGCAGCGGTCGCTTGATCGGCCCCGGCTGAGGATCTGCCGGGGCCCGGCTCCTCCGGGGCTCCGGCTCCCGGCGCCGGGCTGCCGGGCTGCCGGGCTTCATCCTCACCTGATCTCGAGGATCTTCTCCCGCATCGCGTAGACCACGGCCTCCATCCTGGAGTGCAGCTGCAATTTCTCCAGGATGTTGCGCACGTGGTTCTTCACGGTGTTCTCGCTGATGAACAGCTCCTTGGCGATATCCCGGTTGTTCATCCCGGTCGCCACGAGCTTGAGCACCTCCAGCTCACGGTCGGTGAGCCGGGGCGCGGGCACCAGCCGCCGCTCGTCGGTGCGCTGGATCATCGACTTGAACTCGGTCAGGAGCTTGGCCGCCATCGACGGGCTGATCTGGGACTGGCCGTCCGCCACCGCCCGGATGGCGGTCGAGACCTCGTCGGTCGAGATCTCCTTCAGCAGATAACCCGTGGCCCCCGCCTTGATCGCGTCGTAGAGATCGGCTTCCTCATCGCTGATCGTCAGCATGATGATCTTGGCGCTGGGTGCCACTTCCTTGATGGCGGTGCACGCCTCGATCCCCCCGCGCTTGGGCATGCGCACATCCATCAGGACGATGTCCGGCAGCAGATCCGCCGCCTTGTCCACGGCCTCGGCCCCGTCCCCCGCCTCGCCGACGACCTGGATGTCCTCCTCCTGGGCCAGGACGATCTCCAATCCGCGCCGGAAGAGCGCGTGGTCGTCCACCACGAGGACCCGAATCGGCTCCTTGCGCGTATCGCCGCGCGGCTCGCCCCTGTCCGGACCGACGCCGTGGTCACCGGCGTCGGACACGGGCCCGAAGCTGTCCGCCATCGTTCCTCCCCCTGAAGGCCATGGCCCTTGCGGTCCGCACCCTCTGGTGCACTCGGTCTGGCATCAACCGGTGCTTTCGGTACGCCGGTTGACCGTTTGGGCCATGATTCCATGCCCGGACGGCGTCATGGTCCCGCCGTGGTCGCACGGAGGTGCCCCGGGGGGCGCACAGGCGCTCCGGGGCACCTCTCACTTGTCAGGACTGGTCAGGCTGGATTCGGCTGAATTCCTCGGTCAGCCGCCGAGTGCGCCGCCGGCGCCACCGGGCGCCTCTCCGACGAACGCCTCCGGCTGAAGATGAATCACCCCGTAGTCATAGCCATGCCGCCGGTAGACGACGCTGGGCTGGTTGGTGTCGGAGTCGACGAACAGATAGAAGTCGTGCCCGACCAGCTCCATCTCGTAGAGAGCCTGGTCGAGCGTCATCGGGGCCGCGGCGTGGGTCTTCTCCCGGACCACCAGGGGGCCCTCACCCTGCACCTCCAGAGAGCCCATCCGGGTGGTGGGGACGGTCTCCGTCGCGCGCTGGGGCGCGATCTCGCCATGCCCGTTGATGCGCGCCGCGTTGGGCACGGTGACAGCCACGTCGCTGGCCGGAATGCGACCGTTACCACGGCGCGCGTGGCGCTTGTCATTCTGCTTCCGCATCCGTGCCTCCAGCTTGCTGGCCGCCATGTCCAGCGCTGCGTACGGATCGGCCGCGGCGGCCTCCGCCCGGATCACCGGGCCGCGTGAGCGGAGCGTGATCTCCACTCGGTCCGCGCGGTCGGACTGCCGCGGATTGTGCTCCTTGGACACCTCGACGTCGAGGCTGATGACCTTGCCGTCGAGCTTCTGGATCTTGTCCAGCTTCAGCTTCTCGGCCACGTGCTTCCGGAACCGCTCGGGCACCTCAGTTTTACGGCCCTTGACGACGATGTCCACGCAGAACTCCGTTCCCGGGTAGCTCCAGTCAGTATCGGAGCGTCATCCCTTGTGCACTTGGCTCCGGCGTCTTCCGGAGCCACCGGCTTGGCGCTTTCAGCTCCTCCTTCCCACGGGGAGGATCTCAACCCCATGTCTTCCAAGGTTCACCAGAAAGCAGGCAAAAACACGCCAAGCGGATGAGTGAGTCATAGCACCCGCCACTCCTCACAACCGAACATAGCTCGACCGGTCGGAAGTCGGCACCCCCTACCGGCACGTACCTCCGATCAGGTGCTTTGCCGCTCTTGCCACCTGCAACGATGGGGCTTCGTATTCAGTTCCGGTCGATGCGCGTCAGGGGTGCGGCCACCACGGCCGCGCCGATGACCAGGCCACCGGCCACCGTCACCGCCCGCGCCGCCTCCGCGAGCGAGGCACCCGTGGTCATCAGATCGTCCACCAGCACCACCGGGCCCTCCACGAGCAGCCGGCCGCTGCCGGGGACCGCCCCCAGCGCCCCCGTGACATTCGCCCGCCGCTGCCGCGCGTCCAGCCCCGACTGGTCGGTCACCCGGCGCCGCTGGCGCAGCACCGCCGGGACCCTCGCCGGACGCCCGCCGTCGCGCAGCACACCCGCCGCGGCGAGCGCGATCCGCCGGGCCGGGTCATGCCCCCGGGCCCCCACCGCACGCCGGGCCGACGGCACCGGCACCAGCAGCAGCGGGCCCGTGCCGGGTCTCGCCCCCGCCCCGGCACCCCGTCTCCTACCCGGTCTCGCCCCGCGTATCGCGTCCGGCCCCGCGCCGCACGCCCGGGTGCGTGCCCTGGGGCCGTAGCCCGCACGGGGCGCTGCGCCGGCGCCGGCGCAGACCGCCCGCACCGCCCCCGCCAGCGCCTCGCCCAGCGGCCGCGCCAGCCGGAGCGCTCCCCGCTCCTTGTGCGCGAGCAGCACCGCCCGCGCCTCGTCCACGTAATCCACCGCCGCATGGACCACCGGCAGCCCCGGCGGCACCGGGCTCGGCTCCACCCGGCGCGCCCCGGATCCGCGCAGTGCCCCACGACAGCGGCCACACAGCGTGCCGCCCGGCCGACCGCATCCGGCGCAGTCGGCCGGCAGCACCAGATCGGCGATCTCCTGCCACCAGGCCCGCATGGACACCACTGTCCCGGCGTCCGGGCCCTCGCGCCACCCCCTGTGGACAACCGCGCACATGTGGACAACCGACCACCCCCGACCGGCTAGCCCTGGCTCAGGACCACAGCGCGACCGTCCACGCCGGGTCCAGGACCACGGTCACCTCGTCCCCCGGGCGAGCACCGAGGTGCGCGTCGGCGTGCGCGCGGAGCACGACGTCACCCACGGTGACGACGACCTCCTGCCGGTCGCCGAGGTACTCGGTGGTCGTGATGCGCGCCGTGAACCGGTTCGGGCCCGTGGTCTGTGGTGTCCCGGTGGCGACGTGGATGTGCTCGGGCCGGACGCACACGGAAAGCTCCTGGCCGGCGGTGGGCGGTGCGGGCGGGGTGGCGAACCGCTCGCACCGCACGACGCCGATGGCCGTCTTGGCGTCGACCACACGGTCACTGGGGCGCGCCGCCCCCTCGACCAATCCGGGGATGAGGTTGGCGCTGCCGACGAAGTCGGCCACGAACCGTGACGCCGGCGAGTCGTATATCTCGCTGGGCGATCCGATCTGCTCGATCCGGCCACGGTTCATGACCATGATCGTGTCGGACATGGCGAGGGCCTCGCCCTGGTCGTGCGTCACATAGATGGTGGTGACGCCGAACTTCTGCTGGAACGACCGCAGCTCGGCGCGCAGCTGTGAGCGCAGCTTGGCGTCCAGGTTGGACAGTGGCTCGTCCAGCAGCAGGACCTCCGGCTCGCACAGCAGGGCGCGGGCCAGCGCCAGCCGCTGCTGCTGGCCGCCGCTGAGCTGGGTCGACCACCGGTCGGCGTACTCCGACAGGCCCACCTGATCGAGCATCGCCAGGACACGCCGCTTGATCTCGGCCCGGGGATAGGTCGTGCGGCCGTACCGGAGCGGGAACGCGGCGTTTTCGAACACCTTCATATGCGGCCAGATCCCGTAGGACTGCGGCACCATCGCGATCGGCCGGTCCTCGGGAGAGACGTCGCGGCGCGCCGCGGCGGAGAAGACCGACTGGCCGTTCATCGAGATCTCGCCGCGGTCGGCCGTCTCGAGTCCGGCGAGGCAGCGCAGTGTGGTCGTCTTACCGCACCCGCTGGGCCCCAACAGGGTGAAGAAGCTGTTGCGCGGCACGGTGAAGCTGACGTCCGCGACAGCGAGGCTCATCTCGCCGCTCTGCTGGCGGTGGAATCGTTTCTCCAGGCCGGAGATCTCCACGGAGTGGTCGGAAGCAACGAGGTTCTGCACGGTCACGACACCTCACATGTGTTGTTGGAAGCCACGACGGTTGACCCACCAGACGGAGACGGCCGAGAGGGAGAGCAGGAGGACCGCGAGGGCGCTGGCCTCGGGATAATTCGCACTTTCGCCGATCATGTCCCACAGCAGCACCACGACGGTCCGGTTGTCGGAGCTGGACAGCAGCAGCGCGATGGGCAGTTCGCCCAGCGCGTTGGCGAACACCCACAGCCAGGTCCGCGACACCGCGGGCGCGGCGAGGGGGAAGATCACCCGGCGCAGCACGGTGCTGTTCGACGCCCCGGAGACGCGGGCCACCTCCTCCAGTCCGTTGTCGAGCTGCAACAGTGCCGTCTGGATCATGCGCGAGCCGCGCGGGATGTAGCGGGTGGTGAGCGCGATGATGATGATCCAGACCGTCCCGTAGACCGGGATGGGCAGGTACAGGTAGAGGAACAGCACCGCCACCCCCAGCACGATGCTGGGGATGGCGAAGACCAGGAAGGACAGGTCGAACAGGGCCCGGCCGATACGGCCGCCGCGCGTCGAGGCCAGCGCCAGCCAGAGGGCGAAGCCGGCGGTCAGCGTCGCGGTGACGAAGCTGATCACCAGGGTGTTGAAGAGCGCGTGGCTCAGGTTCGGGTCGCTGAAGATCGCGGTGTAGTTGTCGAGGCTGAGCGCGCCCAGGTTGTCGAAGCTGATCGGCTGGAGGTACGGGGTCAGGCTCGTCCAGACCAGGGTCAGGATGGGCACGAGGATCGCGACGAGCACGTAGAGCGTCACGATGGCGACGATCGGGATGCGCCACCGTCCCAGCCGCACCGGCATGGCCCGGTACCCCTTGCCCGCCACCACCCGGAACCGGTGCGACTCGCGCGTCTGGCGCCGGTAGACGGCGATCATCACCAGGGACAGCAGAACCAGGAGAATGCCGTGGGCGCTGGCCTGGCCGTAGTTGGGTATTCCCGACGGCGGCTGGAGCGCGGCCTGGACGTAGCTGCTGAACACGAAGATCTGGTCCGGCATCCCGAGCATGGCCGGGATCGCGAACTCCTCGATGGCGATGACGACCAGCAGCATGCTGGCCGCGGAGATCCCCGGCATCGTGAGGGGCAGTACCACCTTGCGGGTTCGCGTCAGCCACCCGGCGCCCGAGGTGGCCGCGGCCTCCTCGAACTCGAGGTTGAGCCGGGCGAACGTCGGCGCGAGCATGATGTACATGCCCGGTACGCCGAAGATGCCGGCCACCATGATCATGCCCGGCAGCGAGTAGATGTCGATCGAGTACCCGGAGATCCGCTCGACGGCGAGGGCGATCGGGCCGTTGGCGGGGTTGGCCGCCAGCACCCAGGCCACCGCCATGACCGCGGCCGGCACCGCCATGGGGGCCAGCGTGCTCGGCGCGAGGAAACGGCGTCCGGGGATGTCGGTCCGTTCGAACAGGTAAGCCAGACTGACGCTGATGACCAAGGCCACGGCCACGGTGCCGACCACGAAGATCAGCGAATTGAGAGCGACCTCCGCCAAGCGTTCCGAGGAGAAGATCCTGGTGAAGTTGGCGGACGTGAACCCGGGGATCTGGAAGGGCAGTTTGAACTCGCTGTCCTTGAGGCTGCTGTAGACCAGCATTCCCAGGGGAAAGAGCACGAGGTAGGCGAGGACGGCGCCGATGGCGATGTTGACGCCGGTCAGGACGCGGTCCCGGCGGTGAGGACGCCCGCCGGCGGGTAGTTCGGTGCCAGACTGCATCGCTGAAGTCTCCAAGGGTGGGCGGAAGAGCCCACTGCCCGCGGCTGCCGGCCGGAGGCCGCGGGCAGTGGTGCGTCAGTGACGGCCGTCAGTTGACATCGGTGCCCAAGGCGTCTTCGACCTTGGGAAAGAAAGCCGAGAACTGCTCGTACTGCTTGATGTCGGTTTCGCTGAACCACTCGACACCGGCGTCACACAGGGCGTCGATGACACGGTTCTTGGCGGCGTCCGTGCAGTCCGTGTTGGTGGGGATGATCGAGTTGTAGGTGTCGACCAGGGCGGATTGGCCTTCCTTGGAGGCGAGGAAGGCGGTGAGCAGGCGGCCCGCCGCCGGATGCGGGGCGCCGTCGGCCACGAAGAGATAGGACTTGTTGGCGTTCGTGGGGCCTACCGGTGCGACGGCGATCGGCGCGCCCTTGGCCTTGTCCTCCAGCACGAGGTTGATCAGGTCGGTGCCGACCGGTGTCTGGCCGGAGACGATGTTCGTGTGGGCCTGCGTGGTGTTCTCGGTGTAGTGGGGCCGCAGCCGGGCCAGCCGGGAGGCGTACGTGAGACCGGCGTCGGTGCCGAGCGAAGCGTCCCGGGCCCATACGGTCATGAAGGAACCGCGCGACTCGACGGTGAGCTTGCCCCCTTTCCACCGCGGAGCGAGCAGGTCGTCCCAGCTCGCGGGCGCGTCGCCGGCGGCGACGGCGTCGGTGTTGTACGCCCAGACCTTCGGTACGGCCCAGACGTAGACGAAGTTGTCGGCGAAGATCTGCCCGGCGGGCACCTCGTAGTCGGCCCAGTTCACCTTCGCCGCCATGTCCTGCGACGGCAGCACCGTGAGCCCGCCGGCGTTGGACACGTCGAAGCTCACGCGGTCCGCGGCCTGCTCCACATTGAGCTGTGTGACGAGGTCCGGAGCCTTCTTGTTCGTGTACTTGACCTTGATCCCGGGGTACTTCTTCTCGAAGGCGTCGATGGCCGGCCGCATCTGCGCCTCCGGTTTCGGCGCGAACCACACGACCTCCCCCTCGGCCTTGGCCTCCTGGTACAGCGCGTCCAGGTCCTTGGCCTTCGGAGCGGGCGGAGGACCGCCCCCGCACGCGGCCGTGACGAGGGCGAGCACCGTGCCCAAGGCGGCCGCGACGGCGGCGCGGCTCCGGCGACCGGCCCGTTGCCGCACTCCGTTCATGGCACTCACCGATCCTCGGCGCCAGGACCCGCACCGCGGCCGAGCCCGTACAGCCGGCCGGCGGTGCCGCCCGCGATCAGTTCCAGGTCGGTGGCGTCGAGCGTCGGCAGCTGCGCCCTGATGAGGTCGGCCAGCTCGGCCAACGACCCGGCCGAGGCGGGAAAGTTCGAACCCCACATCACGTGCGCCGCGCCGAACTCCTCGATCAGCGCGCGGACCACCGGCGCCGCGGATCCGGCCTCGCGTTGCGCGCGCAGCACGGCCGGCGGCGTGAGCTTGATGAAGACCCGGCCCGTCTCGCTGAGCCGGGGTACCCCGGCGGCACTCGGGTACAGCACCGTGTCGTCGCCCACCCGCGGCCGCCCC is a window from the Streptomyces luomodiensis genome containing:
- a CDS encoding ABC transporter substrate-binding protein, which encodes MNGVRQRAGRRSRAAVAAALGTVLALVTAACGGGPPPAPKAKDLDALYQEAKAEGEVVWFAPKPEAQMRPAIDAFEKKYPGIKVKYTNKKAPDLVTQLNVEQAADRVSFDVSNAGGLTVLPSQDMAAKVNWADYEVPAGQIFADNFVYVWAVPKVWAYNTDAVAAGDAPASWDDLLAPRWKGGKLTVESRGSFMTVWARDASLGTDAGLTYASRLARLRPHYTENTTQAHTNIVSGQTPVGTDLINLVLEDKAKGAPIAVAPVGPTNANKSYLFVADGAPHPAAGRLLTAFLASKEGQSALVDTYNSIIPTNTDCTDAAKNRVIDALCDAGVEWFSETDIKQYEQFSAFFPKVEDALGTDVN